The genomic DNA CGTGGACGCGGCTGTCGCCGCCGCCCGCGCGGCCTTCCCCGGCTGGTCCGGTGCCACCCCGGCCGAGCGCTCCGAGGCGCTGCACCGGTTCGCGGCGGTCCTCGCCGAGCGGGCCGACGACTTCGCGTACGCCGAGTCGCTCCAGTGCGGCAAGCCGGTCAAGCTCTCCACCGAGTTCGACGTGCCCGGCACGATCGACAACACCTCGTTCTTCGCGGGCGCCGCCCGGCATCTGGAGGGCAGGTCCGCGGCCGAGTACGACGGTGACCACACCTCCTACGTACGCCGTGAGGCGATCGGGGTCATCGGCTCCATCGCTCCCTGGAACTACCCGCTCCAGATGGCCGCCTGGAAGATCCTCCCGGCCGTCGCGGCGGGCAACACCATCGTGCTGAAGCCCGCCGAGATCACCCCGCTGACCTCGCTGATGTTCGCGCAGGCGGCCACCGAGGCGGGCATCCCCGACGGGGTGATCAACGTCGTCACGGGCGCGGGCAAGGACGCGGGCGAGCACCTCGTGGGCCACCCGGACGTCGTGATGACCTCCTTCACCGGTTCCACCGCCGTCGGGAAGCGCGTCGCGGAGATCGCCACCTCCACCGTCAAGCGCCTCCACCTCGAACTCGGCGGCAAGGCCCCCTTCCTGGTCTTCGACGACGCCGACCTCGAAGCCGCGGTCAACGGCGCGGTCGCCGGCGCGCTCATCAACACCGGCCAGGACTGCACCGCCGCCACCCGCGCCTATGTCCAGCGCCCGCTGTACGACACCTTCGTGCGGGAGGTCGCCGCGCTGATGGAGACCGTGCGGCTCGGCGACCCCTTCGACCCGTCGACCGACCTCGGCCCGCTGATCAGCCACGCCCAGCGCGACCGGGTCGCCGGATTCGTCGAGCGGGCCCGCGCGTACGCCACCGTCGTCACCGGCGGCGAGGCACCCGGCGGCGACCTCGCCGCGGGCGCCTACTACCGGCCGACCCTGATCGCGGACGCCGCGCAGGACAGCGAGATCGTCCAGTCGGAGATCTTCGGCCCGGTCCTGGTGGTGCTGCCCTTCGACACCGACGACGAGGGCATCGCCCTGGCCAACGACACCCCCTACGGGCTCGCCGCCTCCGCCTGGACCCGCGATCTGTACCGCGCGGGCCGCGCCACCCGCGAGATCAAGGCGGGCTGTGTCTGGATCAACGACCACATCCCGATCATCAGCGAGATGCCGCACGGCGGATACAAGGCCAGCGGCTTCGGCAAGGACATGTCCTCGTACTCCTTCGAGGAGTACACGCAGGTCAAGCACGTCATGTACGACAACACCGCGGTGGCCCGGAAGGACTGGCACCGCACGATCTTCGGGGACCGATAGCAGCCGCCGCCGACCAGCGGCCACACCCACCCGAAAGGGCAACGCGTATGGAGAGTTACGAGCCCGGCCGCCTCTCACCGCCTCAGCTGGCGGCCATGAGGCGGAGCCTGACCACCGGCCGGGGCGCCCTCACCCGCCGTTCACTGCTGCGCGCCTCCGGCATGGGCGCACTCGCGCTCGGAGGGCTCGGCACGCTCGGCGCGTGCGGTATCCCGCCCGCCAAACGGGCGGACGGCGGGGCGGCGTCCTCCGACGACCACTCGGCCGAGGAGAAGCAGGTCACCTTCTCCAACTGGACCGAATACATGGACGTCGGCGAGGACGACAAGGGCCGCCCCACCCTGGAGGCGTTCACCGAACGCACCGGGATCAGGGTCAAGTACACCGAGGACATCAACGACAACGTCGAGTTCTTCGGGAAGATCAAGCCGCAGCTGGCGGCCGGTCAGGACACCGGGCGCGACCTCATCTGCGTCACCGACTGGCTGGCCGCCCGCATGATCCGGCTCGGCTGGGTGCAGAAGCTCGACCCGGCGAACCTGCCGCACGCGTTCGCCAACCTCTCCTCCCAGTTCCGCACCCCCGACTGGGACCCGGGCCGTGCCTACTCCTACCCCTGGACCGGCATCCCCGCCGTCATCGCCTACAACGTGAAGGCGACCGGCGGCCGCAAGGTCGACTCCATCACCCAGCTGCTGGACGACCCCAAGCTCAAGGGCAAGGTCTCCTTCCTCTCCGAGATGCGCGACTCGGTCGGGCTGACGCTGCTCGACATGGGCAAGGACCCCGGGAACTTCACCGACGCCGACTACGACGCCGCGATCGGGCGCATCCAGAAGGGCGTCGACAAGAAGCAGATCCGCCGCTTCACCGGGAACGACTACACCGCGGATCTGAGCAAGGGCGACA from Streptomyces sp. NBC_00654 includes the following:
- a CDS encoding gamma-aminobutyraldehyde dehydrogenase; this encodes MGNGIQVQDHFAKGAQFIGGELLPGTSGRHHEVVNPATGETVHRYELAGTDDVDAAVAAARAAFPGWSGATPAERSEALHRFAAVLAERADDFAYAESLQCGKPVKLSTEFDVPGTIDNTSFFAGAARHLEGRSAAEYDGDHTSYVRREAIGVIGSIAPWNYPLQMAAWKILPAVAAGNTIVLKPAEITPLTSLMFAQAATEAGIPDGVINVVTGAGKDAGEHLVGHPDVVMTSFTGSTAVGKRVAEIATSTVKRLHLELGGKAPFLVFDDADLEAAVNGAVAGALINTGQDCTAATRAYVQRPLYDTFVREVAALMETVRLGDPFDPSTDLGPLISHAQRDRVAGFVERARAYATVVTGGEAPGGDLAAGAYYRPTLIADAAQDSEIVQSEIFGPVLVVLPFDTDDEGIALANDTPYGLAASAWTRDLYRAGRATREIKAGCVWINDHIPIISEMPHGGYKASGFGKDMSSYSFEEYTQVKHVMYDNTAVARKDWHRTIFGDR
- a CDS encoding PotD/PotF family extracellular solute-binding protein encodes the protein MESYEPGRLSPPQLAAMRRSLTTGRGALTRRSLLRASGMGALALGGLGTLGACGIPPAKRADGGAASSDDHSAEEKQVTFSNWTEYMDVGEDDKGRPTLEAFTERTGIRVKYTEDINDNVEFFGKIKPQLAAGQDTGRDLICVTDWLAARMIRLGWVQKLDPANLPHAFANLSSQFRTPDWDPGRAYSYPWTGIPAVIAYNVKATGGRKVDSITQLLDDPKLKGKVSFLSEMRDSVGLTLLDMGKDPGNFTDADYDAAIGRIQKGVDKKQIRRFTGNDYTADLSKGDIAACVAWAGDIIQLQADNPDIEYAIPAAGYITSTDNLLVPAQARHRTNAEKLIDHYYEPKVAAQLAAYINYVCPVDGVRDELARIDESMASNTLILPDKEMAAKSRSFRSLSTEEETAYEEKFAKLIGA